TATCAGCAGTTTAAAACTTTTAATACCTAGCCAAAAATTCAGCTAAGGAGTTTAAATAGTATGTGCTCATCTATCCCCATAAGTTGAAGTATATGCTTATCTTCAATATTGACAGGAAAACGTTGAGCTCCACAGACAAAACTCTCACAAAAAAGCACCATATTCTTAACACTTTCAGAATGTCGAGGAATAGTTTTTGGTTGGATGCTGAACTTACATTTGCAATATCAGAAGGCAAAGGTGGAAGAATTCTGAATGATGTGGTTCGATTGTCAAGCTTAAACCTATTCTGTGGAAGTGCTAACAGAGTAGTCTGCTTCGTAACCACTGCTGATTTCTGTGTGGATATTGCAGTAGATTTTTGTGAGCATGAAGCCAACTCTCCAGAACTTTTCTTTTCCGATGAACCAGAAACCTCCTGTGACCCTTCAGCCCTCACGCTGATGGACCTTGCATCCTTTACTTTTGATGCATCATTAGAAGACCCTTCTTTTCCACTGGCCTCTGCATGCTTAACCGAATTAGCTGAACCTTTCTGCAATATAGTTGTTTACTTATTAGAAATCGGCAGCAGAGACAGCTAAAAGGGCAACTAATAGGACAAGTTTAGCATAAACACTCAGCCTGTTCCTAATAAAGAAAAGTCTATTCATCTAACAAAAAACAATTACAGAGTAAACAATATAAGTTCAAGCCAGGATAGGGGGAAAGTAAGTACTTGTTTTGCAAGTTTCTCTAATTGGCGGCGGAACTCATCACGCTTCTGAGCTAAGATCTCCTGTTTTTTGCGAAGTTCTTCCAATAGTTCTAGACTTTCATGCCTTTTGGGAGCATGAGGTATTGGTTTTATACTGCTTGCTGACAGCATTTTAGAACCTGTACCAGAACTCAATGGttcagcagaagatccagaacTAGGCCTTGGAGTTGTAGATTGAGCATTTTCCTTGACTCTGTTGGGATAAGATGGCTGAGGGGCAGAATTGGCCAGCGTAGTAGATGATTGGGAAGATTTTGCAGGGATCCTACCCTCTACCTCATCAGGAATCCTATCTCTATTGGCCCACCATAGCCTTATAAAGCGGTTGCCCATAACAGCATCTGGAGCTTTCAAGGCAGCTTCAGCTTCTTCTCTTTTTGAGAACTGGACAAAAGCTTTTTCACTGTTAGATGGAATATAAATATCTATTACTTGACCAAACTTCTGAAAATGCGAGAGAAGGGCCTCCCATCTGTTGCTTTCTTGGGGAATTCCATGTACATAAAGTGTACGGGATGCTTTGTGAGCAGCTCGATTACTTTGCCGGCCCACATCTGCACATATTCTCGAATTGGATTGACCATTAGTATCCTTAGCAGCAGCAGACTTTACTTGGGCCGTGCTGGGAGCCATCTCATCATAATCACCTTTTTGGTTTCCTGTGTTACTTGTTGGTGTAATTTTAGCTGTGTTACTGCCCCCTGATTTTCTCTTTGATGCTATCCGGCCCCAAACAGAAGACTTCAAACTCTGTGAACCATCAGTAGCAACAGCATGGTTCGAATGCTCCTGCCGCATTTCATAGCCTGAGGATTCAGGATTCCACATTCCAGCATCATTATGTACAAAACCAGCACATGATGCTTCTGGGTGTTCATTGTTCCATAGAGGCTGATCAGGATCATATACATCAGCATCAGCAACAACTGAACTGGTGCTTCCATTTGGTTTTACTGCATCACTTGCCACACCAGCTTTGACATCTTTTGCAGGAACACTTTTACTGCCTCCAAGACTTGATAAGTTAACAGAACCACTTCCTCCCTCATTTTGGATTCCCAGTCCTTGAGCATTTGGAACTGATACTGGAAGATTGAACTGCGAGAGACTCTGCAAAGTGATAAAGATTATATCAAATTCAATGTCTTTACCTCAGGACAGAAGATTATCTAGTAGTACTTCAGCCTAACTTTGTCACCCATAACAAGTTTAATCTTTTATATTTTAAAACAAAAACTAACTCAAGCAAAATCAGAAGGTAAAATGCTAAAGTGAAGGAAAAAATCTAAGGCATGCCAAAGTTAATTGTGGTAAGATATAAAACTTAAAAGCAATTCTCAGTTTGGATTTTGGATATGGTATAAAATTCAACAGGATTTCTCAGTTTGGATTTTGGATAGGGTATTGTGACATTTGTGAGTAACGTTGATCACAGGAGTCACAACTCAGGCTAGTGATAACTGATAACAGAGCTCAGGGCATGCCTTTCAAGGCTACAGTTATGTTGGCAGAACATAGCCATCACACTGACCCAAAAAAAACTATATAAGGAACTAATCTGGATCCATAAAATATGTACATCTAACAAGAATATCCTAGGAAGTTAGGGTGGAACACATCAGATAAGCAAAAGATTAAAGGATACTATGCAGAAGATTATGATTTATAAAGAGTGTGAATTAGATGCTCTAAAAAAAGTGTGAAATAGTCATACCTGCATATCATCAACAACAATTCTATTTACACCATGCTCCATGGGGCACATATCCCCTCTCAGGCAAAATCCACGTTCCTCAAAGTCTCTACAGCGTTGACGAGGCATGCCAAGATCAATCAAAGGAGATACTGCAGGCTGAATAGGACCTTGCATTCCAAGGGGGTGGATTGGGTCCAAAATCCCATGAGGCATTCCAGGCATAAATCCATATGGACCACTTGGCAATGCAGTGCCCATAAATAAGCTAGGGTGTGCGGGTGGTCCTTGTGAAGCCATCTGGGATGCAAAATCCATCATATCAAGGTTGTTAAATCTGGGATCATGCTGAGCCCAGGGTGCACCATTTCGTCCTCTTCCTCGTGTCATAGGAGGGCGAGCAGCACCAGAAGCTGATGAATCGGATCGGAAGGATTGGCTCACTCTAGGCGCTCGACTGTGAGCTCCTGCTCCAGGAAACCTCTTGAATTTTGGCACAAAATCCTTCTGTGCTTCTCCTTGAGAACCAGCTCCGTCGAAAGGTTGCTCATTACCAGAAACCCTGCTCCTTTTTTTGAGAGATATCCCTGGATGTTGCTCCTCTGTATTCTCATCAGATTGTGGTCTAGCCTCCCGTCTTCGGTGCTTGTGGTTGcggtcatcatcatcatcatcactgaTTTCAATGTCTTCAGTATCTGTAGCAGCTTCAGAATTTGTCGAATTATTTTCTTCCTTTGGCGAAGGAGCTTCTATCCTGTCAGCATCCAATGCTGGAGATGATGACTCTTCAAGCATCTTCAAGATTACCAAGCTAGCAGCAAACTTCACATCTACAATGTATTCATTGTCTTGATCATATTCAACTCCAAGAAGCGATTTAGTCCTATAGTCAATATATCACTACATGAGGCACAACACAGAAACAGCAATGAGTGATCGAACACGAAGCTGATGAATGATCATGGTAACAAGTAGGTTGTAAAATACCATAGTAACAACAAACTGAATAGGTCCAGAACTACAGCAAAGTGGGAAGGCCATATATAACTCTTTTCCTTTTTAAAACAGGAAATGCACAGATGGCAGTTTAACTCAGCTTTCCAAACCATACTTGAACTATTAGTGGGATTGGGATTATGCGAACAGAAAACCCAGTCTACGGTTAAGGGTCAAGGTGAAACATACATATCAAGTCAGTTACTCAAATCAACAATATTAATAGATTTTCTCATGCTGCTTCCAGCAACGTAAAGAAATGTAACAGTAGGGTGCATGCTGTTAGCTTTCCTAATTTTGACCAACATCATACATGCAAATAGTTGGCACAAGAAAATAGTGAGAGATTTCTCTGCCCTCCAGTAATGCTATTTAGCTCCTAGAAACATTCAAAATATGGGGGGCAGAAATACTGGTTGAGGTTACTCCCTAGCAATTTCAATAAGTAAAATACCACTGAATTGTTGACGGATAGTGGATATCAGCAAAATCACCAATACAAACTGCAATTAAAAAGACATACCGCATCTGAACTATTGGACAAAAACCTTGATATTCCTTGGACCTCTCATGCAGATTAACCCATTCCCAAATCCCAATACAATCCAATTTCATGTTGATCAGAGCAAACAATATGCATATAAGCTGGCAGACATCATGCGTAAAGTGATACTTGTTTGGACTAGACAGCAGTTGCATGCCAGATAAACACAAACAGATAGGGAGAAATAGAGAGCAGCATGTACACATTATCCATAAAATGGCGACGAGCAAATGTCAGAAAGACTAAAGACCAATGTAAAATTTAGCACGCTAAAATCAAGCATCTACCAATTTGCCCTGCTCGACAGCTCTCTATCATAGGAAACAATAAAATGATTTACAACCCTATACCCCTCTGAAAGAAATAATAGTCAGTATTGACCTCAAAAGTCCACTCCTCTCATGACAGAATTTCGCCAATCAGACCGCTCGACAACACCGAAATGGAGCTCGTCCTCGAGTCAGGGGGCGATTTTGTGCTGCCCACACCCGTGCCCCGACGGCCCCTGCGACGGACTGCAATCCGGGGCCTCCCAGCCAACAGCAATCACCAATACAGACCCAAAAACCTAAACCAGGAACAAACCGCGAGGCAGCGCCGCGGCAATCGCACCAGTACTGCAGTACACCACACACGGCAAGCCGGCCGCCTCCCACCCTCGCTCCTACGACTCGCCGATTCAGCAGCAGACCCAGGGCCGCGCGGGCTGCTGGGCAAGGGAACCAAGGGGCGCCACGGAATCGGGGGCTTACCAGTTGAATCGGGATCGCCGGCCGGAGAGGAGCAGGCGACGGCAGCGAGGCGGGGGAGGAGGGCGAGCTCGAGGGGAGTCGCCGTCGGGGAGGTGAGGAGATGAGATGGTTAAATGGCGAGGGGCACTTCGGTAATTCTGTCCTGGGCTGCCGTATTGGGAAGCAAGGCTAGGGTTCTTGCTCTCTTGTTTTCTTGCCCTCCCTTCTCTGGTCTGGTCTGCCTGCTGTCGTGCCGACGCCGCTGAATCTCAAGCTTCAATTCTTCCATGAGTACCCGCAAAAAAATTCTCATCCATCAGGCTAATTCATTGGCCGAGAAGTAATCATTCGTCATGTGTAATTGGCTAGGTTCACCTTGGTACGTTTTTTATATTAATTAAAGGGTAAAATAAGCTCCATTTTTTTAATTATTTCTACATGTAGACTTGAATTCCTAAATTGTAGTATGTGCGTGTATGGTTGTAGCTGCCCTGCCCCATTAGCATTTATTTTAATTCTTAATTTTTTTATTGCAGGCATGCCAACAATTTTATAAAAGGAAATGCATACTTATTATCCATATCAATATTATCATTGCATGTATGCATAAATTACGTAGGCCCAGCAAAAACTCTTGAGATAAGTGGTTATGGAATTAATAATATTTTATATCATCCTTTTACATTTGTAGTGAAAATTCGTAGCTAGCATAATAAAAAAGGAAATGAATAGATTTGATGTGAACAGTAACTTTTGTGTTTTTTTTCCTCGGTATCCTTTTCAAGCAATTTGTCTGCGGATGTGGGAATTGAATGAGTTTTGAACTTTAAATTTCATGTGTACATAAATTAGTTCCAAAATCAGTAATTTTGGGGATGGGATGTGATGTCCCACTTCGTGTTGGGTTGAGAGTAATAATTTTTTTAAGAAGGAATTAAGCCAGATACGATGCACGGTCGTTTTCCACGCTATTAGCCACCATCCGAGCCCCACACATCAACTTTGTGCATATCTTCCCGTTCATGCTTCGCGACGCCTGCATTTGGGTAGCCAACCGTCGCCCGCTGCCCTGATGCCGCCCCCTCCTCCATGACCCTAACATGCCAGAGCAGCTCGAGCTAGAGGACCTTGCCAGTGCCAAAGCTGCTCCCACTGTGTCGAAGGATCTCACCCACATGAGCAACTCGAGTCCGCCTGCCCTGAAGTGCATCATCATGTTTGTGCGAAGCTTCGATGCGAGTATAGCTTGGCCACAACCCACACGCATCATACTGACGTATCACACAGAATGGCTCATCCATTCACTTTGACTCATCCATTCATTTTTTAAAGCATCTTTCTAAATTTCACTCTCTAAATTATCATTTGGTATCATTTGGAGAGCCTTCTGTATAAAAATCACTTTCTATATATTTTCACTTTCCAACAGCTTTTCTATATCTTGTGTACGCTCGAGAAAGGTATTTTCGTTATCTATTCTTGGCTAGCGATAAATGCGGAATGGATGATGGTTATATTTGGATAACCACTTAGAGAAGCTGTTGGAGAATATTTTTCCATCAAAATCTCAAGAGTTTCTTATGGACATATTCATCCACGCATCATGTCTCCGGACCTAAATGGGAGAAGAAGTGCATTCAACCCACTTCATCCCACCAAACCAGGACAGAAACACAACATTCGAGCATGATTGCAATTTTACGCCTGCCACGATGCTCATTGGGCCATCCTTTGGGACAGCACTAAATCAACAATTAGCAGCAATTCACAACAGTGATGATCTTCTTGTAGGTGTTACGCTACGCCTCTGATCTGGAAAAACAAGTGTGTGTTTTTTTTACTTTAAAGGAATAGAAATAGCGTCAAAGGAAATACTTGCAAAACAAGAGTTCGTCGGTCATCAGAAAACTGGGATCAAACCACCAGTCTCAAATCTCAAACCCCCTACAGAACCCTGTATATGAACTGTCAAGCAAATATTAACACGTTCCGCGATACACGCAACCATCAAGCTTACATCTTTCCACATGCGGCACAAAAATGTAACGAGAAACACACTATTGCAAAATGCAAATACATTAATCTTCACTTCATTTCGAAAATTGTGTAAAGGAACAGGAGAGCAAAAACTTAATAATCATAATAAtattatttttttccttttagcTCAACATCTCATATTCTCTCTGTCCCATCCTAAAATAAGTGTTCTTTAAGATTTGTCCTAAACCAAATTATTTTAAGTTTAACCAAATTTACAAAAAAATATCAATACTAATGGTGCAAAAATAAATATCATTTGATTCATATGACGTATATTTTCATAGTATATCTATTTTAGGGAATGACGTATATTTCATATGACACAAAAACTTAATAATCATAATACTATAGTTTGACTTATGGTAAATCGAAAAGAACACTCTTTTAGGAAATGAGGGAGTAGACAGAAAGCGCTTATGTCAGCTGGGGTCCCCAACTTGAGGTCATGCATACGCTTTCAATAAAGCCGGGCAGATACCTTTGATCCATAAAAGTTTCTTACCCCTCAGCTCAGCACTGTATTTGCGACTGGCTCCTTTGTTCTGAGACCTCGTATCTGGCTCCTTATtgttttttcaatttttttttgtttaacATCAAAATTGTTATCTCCTGAGACTCTTTTCTCCTAGATCTAAACTCTGGATGGTAAACTCTCAAGTTGTTATCTTGAAGAAACAAAACTCCCTTGCGATGTGGCATACGGGATATGGCCATGGTTATCGCAAAAGAAATGAATGAACTACTCTTCCATCTTGTTAGCAGAACCCAACAGACATCCAATATTGGGGGTGATAACAGCGCGCTTGCTGA
The sequence above is drawn from the Panicum hallii strain FIL2 chromosome 7, PHallii_v3.1, whole genome shotgun sequence genome and encodes:
- the LOC112899476 gene encoding zinc finger CCCH domain-containing protein 27, which produces MLEESSSPALDADRIEAPSPKEENNSTNSEAATDTEDIEISDDDDDDRNHKHRRREARPQSDENTEEQHPGISLKKRSRVSGNEQPFDGAGSQGEAQKDFVPKFKRFPGAGAHSRAPRVSQSFRSDSSASGAARPPMTRGRGRNGAPWAQHDPRFNNLDMMDFASQMASQGPPAHPSLFMGTALPSGPYGFMPGMPHGILDPIHPLGMQGPIQPAVSPLIDLGMPRQRCRDFEERGFCLRGDMCPMEHGVNRIVVDDMQSLSQFNLPVSVPNAQGLGIQNEGGSGSVNLSSLGGSKSVPAKDVKAGVASDAVKPNGSTSSVVADADVYDPDQPLWNNEHPEASCAGFVHNDAGMWNPESSGYEMRQEHSNHAVATDGSQSLKSSVWGRIASKRKSGGSNTAKITPTSNTGNQKGDYDEMAPSTAQVKSAAAKDTNGQSNSRICADVGRQSNRAAHKASRTLYVHGIPQESNRWEALLSHFQKFGQVIDIYIPSNSEKAFVQFSKREEAEAALKAPDAVMGNRFIRLWWANRDRIPDEVEGRIPAKSSQSSTTLANSAPQPSYPNRVKENAQSTTPRPSSGSSAEPLSSGTGSKMLSASSIKPIPHAPKRHESLELLEELRKKQEILAQKRDEFRRQLEKLAKQKGSANSVKHAEASGKEGSSNDASKVKDARSISVRAEGSQEVSGSSEKKSSGELASCSQKSTAISTQKSAVVTKQTTLLALPQNRFKLDNRTTSFRILPPLPSDIANESILADHFSSFGELSSVVLEDTEAHNPDATLKPSLSCSACVTYTTRQSAEKAFIGGKSCKGHALRFMWLTASPGSNNHSRPQNTSVPTRASSISGHTQSMSSESPSPVGKISSTATSYTAAIPHNKKSTSTAESGKTSPVGISKASGSSSSLSSNDECPPQHGSTRNVISDSALPQ